In Oscillatoria sp. FACHB-1407, a single window of DNA contains:
- a CDS encoding Hsp20/alpha crystallin family protein has translation MALLQRSSLENLSHWEPFREIESLQREMNRLFDRLLPDGNGEGRSPAFIPAAEIEEANDAIHLKLEAPGMEAKDLEVEVTETLVSIKGERKSESKTEGKGVMRTEFHYGKFERRISLPAHVQPDKVQAEFKNGMLSLTLPKAESEQRKTVKVKLD, from the coding sequence ATGGCATTACTACAACGCAGTTCTCTAGAAAACTTAAGCCACTGGGAACCATTTCGAGAAATTGAAAGTTTGCAACGAGAAATGAATCGTTTGTTTGATCGACTTCTACCAGATGGAAACGGAGAGGGGCGATCGCCTGCTTTTATCCCTGCGGCAGAAATCGAAGAAGCAAACGACGCTATCCATCTCAAACTAGAAGCTCCTGGAATGGAGGCAAAAGATTTAGAGGTTGAAGTGACAGAAACATTAGTTTCAATCAAAGGTGAACGGAAGTCAGAATCCAAAACAGAAGGCAAAGGCGTGATGCGTACTGAATTTCACTACGGCAAATTTGAGCGCAGAATTTCATTGCCAGCGCATGTTCAACCTGACAAAGTTCAAGCTGAGTTTAAGAATGGTATGTTGAGCTTGACGCTACCTAAAGCTGAGTCAGAACAGCGCAAAACAGTCAAGGTTAAGCTTGACTAA